A portion of the Pseudomonas sp. PSE14 genome contains these proteins:
- a CDS encoding acyl-CoA dehydrogenase family protein gives MPWKCLLGPQDRLPAGVPLDDWYAELLERAGAVGSFELAVLGGRLAATPGLAFLAGYQAALRALWPAAPLSLGALCVTEKKSVRPADLQTRLEGLVLHGQKDFATAADRAAWWLVAARDEDEGEAPRLAMAVVQAGAPGATLEPLPALPLLPDIPHARLLLDGAHCERLPGDGWETYSKPFRTLEDTHVLAALCAWLYGLANELHWPAELTLRLVGVLAGCAEVSRQPAGQAETHLLLAGVFSQFEGLSAALDAAFATADPALAAVWQRDRGVLAIAGVARAKRLEKARAVLGLDPGQ, from the coding sequence ATGCCCTGGAAATGCCTGCTCGGCCCGCAGGATCGACTGCCCGCCGGAGTCCCCCTGGACGACTGGTACGCCGAGTTGCTCGAACGCGCCGGCGCCGTCGGCAGCTTCGAACTGGCAGTGCTCGGCGGACGCCTGGCGGCCACCCCGGGGCTGGCCTTTCTCGCCGGTTACCAGGCGGCCTTGCGCGCCCTGTGGCCGGCGGCGCCGCTGAGCCTGGGCGCGCTGTGCGTGACCGAGAAGAAGAGCGTGCGCCCGGCGGACCTGCAGACCCGCCTGGAGGGCCTGGTGCTGCATGGCCAGAAAGACTTCGCCACCGCCGCCGACCGCGCAGCCTGGTGGCTGGTGGCGGCGCGCGATGAGGACGAAGGCGAGGCCCCGCGCTTGGCGATGGCCGTGGTGCAGGCCGGCGCGCCCGGCGCGACGCTTGAACCGTTGCCGGCCTTGCCGTTGCTGCCGGACATCCCCCATGCCCGCCTGCTGCTCGATGGCGCCCATTGTGAGCGCCTGCCCGGGGATGGCTGGGAGACTTACAGCAAACCCTTCCGCACCCTGGAAGACACCCATGTGCTGGCGGCCCTCTGCGCCTGGCTCTACGGCCTGGCCAACGAACTGCACTGGCCGGCGGAGCTGACGCTGCGACTGGTCGGCGTACTGGCCGGTTGCGCGGAGGTGAGCCGGCAACCGGCCGGCCAGGCGGAAACCCATCTGTTGCTGGCCGGGGTGTTCAGCCAGTTCGAGGGGCTGTCCGCGGCACTGGATGCCGCGTTCGCCACGGCCGATCCGGCGCTGGCGGCAGTCTGGCAGCGCGACCGTGGCGTCCTGGCGATCGCCGGCGTGGCACGGGCCAAGCGCCTGGAAAAGGCGAGGGCGGTGTTGGGGCTTGATCCAGGTCAGTGA
- a CDS encoding MFS transporter: protein MTAHHNPRNLIALAAVCLSSMMFGLEISSVPASLPALERVLHGDFQDLQWVMNAYTIAVTSVLMAAGTLADRFGRKRLFVISLALFGLTSLLCGLATSMPAMIAGRFLQGAAGGVMLICQVAVLTSQFSDPAERVRAFAAWGVIFGIGLGFGPIIGSAIVALASWQWVFLVHGPLALLTLALAQYGAVESRDPDAERLDLGGMLTLSLAVLGTVFYIIQGADMGFASPAALTILLISFACLVAFIAIERRVAHPMFDFSVLRIRAFSGAMFGSAGMNVSFWPLMIYLPVYYHGVLGYDDVKAGWSLLSYTLPTLVVPPIAERLAHRFQPGWVIPGGMFVIGAGFFLMLWGSAVDHASWLTLLPGCVLAGIGLGLTNTTVTNTSTAAVPAARAGMASGIDMSARMISLAINIAVMGLILLWGVAAGLPDEAGDERLQLAASIASGQLGSDDPVGARAALVQGFAWVLGYGGVSAWLFAAGSFLVFGAHRTMGRRLEVARS from the coding sequence ATGACTGCCCACCACAACCCCAGAAACCTCATCGCCCTGGCGGCGGTGTGCCTGTCCTCGATGATGTTCGGCCTGGAAATCTCCAGCGTGCCGGCCAGCCTGCCGGCGCTGGAGCGCGTGCTGCACGGCGACTTCCAGGACCTGCAATGGGTGATGAACGCCTACACCATCGCCGTCACCAGCGTGCTGATGGCCGCCGGCACCCTGGCCGACCGCTTCGGCCGCAAGCGCCTGTTCGTCATCAGCCTGGCGCTGTTCGGCCTCACCTCGCTGCTCTGCGGGCTGGCAACCAGCATGCCAGCCATGATCGCCGGGCGCTTCCTGCAGGGCGCCGCCGGCGGGGTCATGCTGATCTGCCAGGTGGCGGTGCTGACCAGCCAGTTCAGCGACCCGGCCGAGCGCGTCCGCGCCTTCGCCGCCTGGGGCGTGATCTTCGGCATCGGCCTGGGCTTCGGACCGATCATCGGCAGCGCCATCGTCGCCCTGGCCAGTTGGCAGTGGGTGTTCCTGGTGCACGGGCCACTCGCCCTGCTCACCCTGGCGCTGGCGCAGTACGGCGCGGTGGAATCCCGCGACCCGGACGCCGAAAGGCTCGACCTGGGCGGCATGCTGACCCTGTCGCTGGCCGTGCTCGGCACCGTCTTCTACATCATCCAGGGTGCCGACATGGGCTTCGCCAGCCCGGCCGCACTGACGATCCTGTTGATCAGCTTCGCCTGCCTGGTGGCCTTCATCGCCATCGAACGCCGCGTGGCGCACCCGATGTTCGACTTCTCCGTGCTGCGCATCCGCGCCTTCTCCGGCGCCATGTTCGGCTCGGCGGGAATGAACGTGAGCTTCTGGCCGTTGATGATCTACCTGCCGGTCTACTACCACGGCGTGCTCGGCTACGACGACGTGAAGGCCGGCTGGTCGCTCCTGTCCTATACCCTGCCGACGCTGGTGGTGCCGCCGATCGCCGAGCGTCTGGCCCATCGCTTCCAGCCCGGCTGGGTGATTCCGGGCGGGATGTTCGTGATCGGCGCCGGCTTCTTCCTGATGCTCTGGGGCAGCGCGGTGGACCACGCGAGCTGGCTGACGCTGCTGCCGGGCTGCGTGCTCGCCGGCATCGGCCTGGGGCTGACCAACACCACGGTGACCAACACCTCCACCGCCGCCGTACCCGCCGCCCGCGCCGGCATGGCCTCGGGCATCGACATGAGCGCGCGGATGATTTCCCTGGCGATCAACATCGCAGTGATGGGTCTGATCCTGCTCTGGGGCGTCGCCGCGGGACTGCCGGACGAGGCAGGCGACGAGCGTCTGCAACTGGCCGCCAGCATCGCCAGCGGCCAGTTGGGCAGCGACGATCCCGTCGGCGCACGGGCAGCGCTGGTGCAGGGCTTCGCCTGGGTGCTCGGGTATGGCGGCGTCAGCGCCTGGCTGTTCGCGGCGGGCAGTTTCCTGGTCTTCGGCGCACATCGGACGATGGGGCGTAGACTGGAAGTCGCCCGATCCTGA
- a CDS encoding MBL fold metallo-hydrolase, whose protein sequence is MRREPIVLFDDGKHQCLCFDDLVSGDGVQSNQFLIVDHGKRLLLDPGGDLTYTPLSLELSKLFPLQELDYIFASHQDPDIIAALDKWLLHTRAQVICSKLWARFLPHLTANYLAVSHGISTYDRVIPLPDRGESVQLGRCQLKMIPAHFLHSVGNFQVYDPVSKILFSGDMGASLVDDASPVQDFAAHLPHMEGFHRRYMASNKVARLWASMVRGMDVEMIVPQHGRPFVGKAMISAFLYWIENLQCGMDLLGPEDYQVPR, encoded by the coding sequence ATGCGACGCGAACCCATCGTGCTGTTCGACGACGGCAAACACCAGTGCCTGTGTTTCGACGATCTGGTGAGCGGCGATGGGGTGCAGTCCAACCAATTCCTGATCGTCGACCATGGCAAGCGCCTGTTGCTCGATCCGGGCGGCGACCTTACTTACACCCCGCTGTCGCTGGAGCTGTCCAAGCTGTTCCCGTTGCAGGAACTGGACTACATCTTCGCCTCGCACCAGGACCCGGACATCATCGCCGCGCTCGACAAGTGGCTGCTGCACACCCGTGCCCAGGTCATCTGCTCCAAGCTCTGGGCACGCTTCCTGCCGCACCTGACGGCCAACTACCTGGCGGTCAGCCACGGCATCTCCACCTATGACCGGGTCATCCCGTTGCCCGACCGTGGTGAGTCCGTGCAACTGGGGCGTTGCCAGCTGAAGATGATCCCCGCGCACTTCCTGCATTCGGTGGGCAACTTCCAGGTTTATGACCCGGTGAGCAAGATCCTCTTCTCCGGCGACATGGGCGCCTCCCTGGTGGACGACGCCAGCCCCGTGCAGGACTTTGCCGCGCACCTGCCGCACATGGAAGGCTTCCACCGCCGCTACATGGCCTCCAACAAGGTCGCCCGGCTCTGGGCTTCGATGGTGCGCGGCATGGACGTCGAGATGATCGTGCCGCAGCACGGCCGGCCCTTCGTCGGCAAGGCCATGATCAGCGCCTTCCTCTACTGGATCGAAAACCTGCAGTGCGGCATGGACCTGCTGGGGCCGGAGGACTATCAGGTACCGCGCTGA
- a CDS encoding YceI family protein codes for MRSLFAFLLAACFAASAQAAWYLDYESSRLTFVTSKNTDIAEVSRFLVMHGKVDEQGQAELRIEMDSVSTGIPLRDERVREKLFETEKYPDARITARLDLRPITDLASGVQMEMRLPLRLELRGQSRDYRTDVLITRLDEHRFQVVTLSPLVVNAADFGLAPGVAQLRKLAGLKSIGLSVPVGAVLIFASR; via the coding sequence ATGCGCTCGCTGTTCGCCTTCCTCCTCGCGGCCTGTTTCGCCGCTTCCGCCCAGGCCGCCTGGTACCTCGACTACGAGTCGTCGCGGCTGACCTTCGTCACCAGCAAGAACACCGACATCGCCGAGGTGAGCCGCTTCCTGGTGATGCACGGCAAGGTCGACGAGCAGGGGCAGGCCGAGCTGCGCATCGAGATGGACTCGGTGAGCACCGGCATTCCGCTGCGCGACGAGCGGGTGCGCGAGAAGCTGTTCGAGACCGAGAAGTACCCGGATGCGCGGATCACCGCCCGCCTGGACCTGCGGCCGATCACCGATCTGGCCAGCGGCGTGCAGATGGAGATGCGCCTGCCGCTGCGTCTGGAGCTGCGTGGACAATCCAGGGACTACCGCACCGACGTGCTGATCACCCGCCTGGACGAGCACCGCTTCCAGGTGGTGACTCTCTCGCCGCTGGTGGTCAATGCCGCTGACTTCGGCCTGGCGCCGGGCGTGGCCCAGCTGCGCAAACTGGCCGGGCTGAAAAGCATCGGCCTGTCGGTGCCGGTGGGCGCCGTGCTGATCTTCGCCTCGCGGTGA
- the olsB gene encoding L-ornithine N(alpha)-acyltransferase, with amino-acid sequence MSQIALSCDTPAERRLKAVRLRGARALREAQALRYRVFSSEFDAQLKGADQGLDMDDYDRHCAHIGVRDLNTGALVATTRLLDHCAAQRLGRFYSEEEFALDGLDDLQGPVLEIGRTCVDPDYRNGGTIAVLWSELAEVLNEGGYRYLMGCASIPMRDGGIQARAVMQRLRDRYLCQQNLRAEPKTPLPPMEVPDNLTAELPPLLKAYMRLGAKICGEPCWDPDFGVADVFILLKRDELCPRYARHFKAAV; translated from the coding sequence ATGAGTCAGATCGCCCTCTCCTGTGACACCCCGGCAGAACGCCGTCTCAAGGCCGTGCGTCTGCGCGGCGCCCGCGCCCTGCGCGAAGCCCAGGCCCTGCGTTACCGCGTGTTCAGCAGCGAGTTCGATGCCCAGCTCAAGGGCGCGGACCAAGGCCTGGACATGGACGACTACGACCGTCACTGCGCCCACATCGGCGTGCGCGACCTGAACACCGGCGCGCTGGTGGCCACCACCCGCCTGCTCGACCACTGCGCCGCCCAGCGTCTGGGCCGCTTCTACAGCGAGGAAGAGTTCGCTCTCGACGGCCTGGACGACCTGCAGGGCCCGGTGCTGGAAATCGGCCGCACCTGCGTCGACCCCGACTACCGCAACGGCGGCACCATCGCCGTGCTGTGGAGCGAACTGGCCGAAGTGCTCAATGAGGGCGGCTACCGCTACCTGATGGGCTGCGCCAGCATCCCCATGCGCGACGGCGGCATCCAGGCCCGCGCGGTGATGCAACGCCTGCGCGACCGTTACCTGTGCCAACAGAACCTGCGCGCCGAGCCCAAGACCCCGCTGCCGCCCATGGAAGTGCCGGACAACCTCACCGCCGAACTGCCGCCGCTGCTCAAGGCCTACATGCGCCTGGGCGCGAAGATCTGCGGCGAGCCCTGCTGGGACCCGGACTTCGGCGTCGCCGACGTGTTCATCCTGCTCAAGCGCGACGAGCTCTGCCCACGCTACGCCCGCCACTTCAAGGCGGCGGTGTGA
- a CDS encoding serine hydrolase: protein MPTFPRFPSRRPLLRALALASCLLGGHAFGSDTWPEADWPHGTTPSGAAVQAFESYAFPTRNNTTRKGVRTDAVVVIRDGQLIYERYAGPTRAQTPHLAWSMSKSVMASVLGVAFGEGRFQLDDPVASHYAPFAAHRDIHMRHLLNWASGLAWQEDYEYAPVRSSVVAMLYTRGRDDMAKFAADFPLDAIPGQRFRYSSGDSNVLSATLKQMVGPQAYADYPWTALFQPLGIQSAVWERDASGTFVGSSYAYMTARDMARIGLLMQRGGRWKDRQLLPQAWLQFVLAPFPNYKPQAEKPGEAVPGGQWWLNRAVAGAPAPWPSAPEDTFAALGHWGQALYVIPEEKLVIVRYADDRDGSYQHDAFLKLAQAAFAHGEVQP, encoded by the coding sequence ATGCCCACCTTCCCGCGCTTTCCCTCGCGCAGGCCGCTGCTGCGTGCCCTGGCGCTCGCCAGTTGCCTGCTCGGTGGCCACGCCTTTGGCAGCGACACCTGGCCCGAGGCCGACTGGCCCCACGGCACCACGCCCAGCGGTGCCGCCGTCCAGGCCTTCGAAAGTTACGCCTTCCCCACCCGCAACAACACAACCCGCAAGGGCGTGCGCACCGACGCCGTGGTGGTGATCCGCGACGGCCAACTGATCTACGAACGCTACGCCGGCCCGACCCGCGCGCAGACGCCGCACCTGGCCTGGTCGATGAGCAAGAGCGTGATGGCCAGCGTGCTCGGCGTGGCCTTCGGCGAGGGCCGTTTCCAGCTCGACGACCCGGTGGCGAGCCACTACGCGCCGTTCGCCGCGCACCGCGATATCCACATGCGCCACCTGCTCAACTGGGCCTCGGGCCTGGCCTGGCAGGAGGACTACGAATATGCCCCGGTGCGCTCCTCGGTGGTGGCGATGCTCTACACCCGTGGCCGCGATGACATGGCGAAATTCGCCGCGGACTTCCCGCTCGATGCGATTCCGGGGCAGCGCTTCCGCTATTCCAGCGGCGACAGCAACGTGCTCTCGGCGACCCTCAAGCAGATGGTCGGCCCGCAAGCCTATGCGGACTATCCCTGGACCGCACTGTTCCAGCCCCTGGGCATCCAGTCGGCGGTGTGGGAACGCGACGCCAGCGGCACCTTCGTGGGCTCCTCCTACGCCTACATGACCGCCCGCGACATGGCCCGCATCGGCCTGCTGATGCAACGCGGCGGTCGCTGGAAGGACCGCCAGCTGTTGCCGCAGGCCTGGCTGCAGTTCGTCCTTGCGCCATTCCCCAACTACAAACCGCAGGCGGAAAAACCCGGCGAAGCGGTGCCCGGCGGCCAGTGGTGGCTGAACCGCGCGGTGGCCGGCGCTCCCGCGCCCTGGCCGAGCGCACCGGAAGACACCTTCGCCGCCCTCGGTCACTGGGGCCAGGCGCTCTACGTGATCCCGGAGGAGAAACTGGTGATCGTGCGCTACGCCGACGACCGCGACGGCAGCTACCAGCATGACGCCTTCCTCAAGCTCGCCCAGGCGGCCTTCGCCCACGGGGAGGTGCAGCCATGA
- a CDS encoding LysR family transcriptional regulator, whose protein sequence is MDDRLDGIATFVQVVDAGSFALAAERLNLTRSAVGKAIARLEARLGVRLLQRTTRSQNLTDDGQVFYDSCVRALAELDAAHTALEGGRREPRGRLRVSVPISFGHLCVAPLMLELARQYPSLKIDLSFTDRRVDLVEEGIDLAVRIGPLSDSATLAARKLGVQYTGIGAAPSYIAEHGMPDHLDDLVGHASISYSVAGVTSPWDMRDDDGYARRIEMDPQLSMDDLQAITAAAVAGFGLARLPTWLLARHVKRGELVVVKGRCRLPPLDIHAVWPKTRYMPSKIRCAIDALVAGIPALLAD, encoded by the coding sequence ATGGATGACCGACTCGATGGCATCGCCACCTTCGTCCAGGTGGTGGATGCCGGCAGCTTCGCCCTCGCGGCGGAGCGGCTGAATCTCACGCGCTCCGCGGTGGGCAAGGCCATCGCCCGGCTGGAGGCGCGCCTGGGCGTGCGCCTGCTGCAGCGCACCACGCGCAGCCAGAACCTCACCGACGACGGCCAGGTGTTCTACGACAGCTGCGTACGCGCGCTGGCGGAGCTGGACGCCGCGCACACGGCGCTGGAGGGCGGCCGCAGGGAGCCGCGCGGGCGCTTGCGGGTCAGTGTGCCGATCTCCTTCGGCCACCTCTGCGTGGCGCCGCTGATGCTGGAGCTGGCGCGGCAGTATCCATCGCTGAAGATCGACCTGTCGTTCACCGACCGCCGCGTCGACCTAGTGGAAGAGGGCATCGACCTGGCCGTGCGCATCGGCCCGCTGAGCGACAGCGCCACACTTGCCGCACGCAAGCTGGGCGTGCAGTACACCGGCATTGGCGCCGCGCCGTCGTACATTGCCGAGCATGGCATGCCCGACCACCTGGACGATCTCGTCGGCCACGCGTCCATCAGCTATTCCGTCGCGGGCGTCACCTCGCCCTGGGACATGCGTGATGACGACGGCTATGCCAGGCGCATCGAGATGGACCCGCAGCTGAGCATGGACGACCTGCAGGCCATCACCGCCGCCGCCGTGGCCGGCTTTGGCCTGGCACGCCTGCCGACCTGGCTGCTGGCGCGGCACGTGAAGCGTGGCGAGCTGGTGGTGGTGAAGGGGCGCTGCCGGTTGCCGCCGCTGGACATCCATGCGGTGTGGCCCAAGACCCGCTACATGCCGTCGAAGATCCGCTGCGCCATCGATGCGCTGGTCGCGGGGATTCCCGCGCTGCTGGCCGACTGA
- a CDS encoding universal stress protein: MKSLMVATDLSGRSEKALHRAAALAKRFACPWTVLYVVDEDQPAALVEQEATQVKMMLEARLVELTELAGSSPKLMVERGDPNQEILSAAKGQNVELLVMGAHRKSVLRDIFVGTTVERVLRAGQLPVLVVNQPANGEYRDLLLALDISHASANAVNVAGTLGLLDGAVRRGVYAFSPLAKGMMQYSGVSEERVDEFVSTETRQAVDELKTFLREERLDDRIDEQLVAVGLPGNVLQRMVDKHRPDLLVMGTRGMGGIKRALIGSVADYALRELDCDILVVPPETGG, from the coding sequence ATGAAGTCGTTAATGGTCGCAACGGATTTGTCTGGCCGTTCGGAAAAGGCCCTGCACCGCGCGGCGGCACTCGCCAAGCGTTTCGCCTGTCCCTGGACCGTACTCTACGTCGTCGATGAGGACCAACCGGCCGCGCTGGTCGAGCAGGAGGCGACCCAGGTCAAGATGATGCTGGAGGCGCGTCTGGTCGAACTCACCGAGCTGGCCGGCAGCAGCCCGAAGCTGATGGTCGAGCGCGGCGATCCGAATCAGGAGATTCTCTCCGCAGCCAAGGGCCAGAACGTTGAGCTGCTGGTGATGGGCGCCCATCGCAAGAGTGTGCTGCGCGACATCTTCGTCGGCACCACGGTCGAGCGCGTGCTGCGCGCCGGCCAACTGCCGGTGCTGGTGGTCAACCAGCCGGCGAACGGCGAATACCGCGACCTGCTGCTGGCGCTGGATATTTCCCATGCCTCGGCCAACGCGGTGAATGTCGCGGGGACGCTGGGCCTGCTCGATGGTGCCGTGCGCCGTGGGGTCTACGCCTTCAGCCCGCTGGCCAAGGGCATGATGCAGTACTCCGGGGTCAGTGAGGAGCGGGTCGACGAGTTCGTCAGCACCGAGACGCGCCAGGCCGTGGATGAGCTGAAGACCTTCCTGCGCGAGGAGCGCCTGGACGATCGCATCGATGAACAACTGGTGGCCGTCGGGCTGCCGGGCAACGTGCTGCAGCGGATGGTCGACAAGCATCGGCCCGATCTGCTGGTCATGGGCACTCGGGGCATGGGCGGGATCAAGCGTGCCCTGATCGGCAGTGTTGCCGACTACGCTCTGCGCGAGCTGGATTGTGACATCCTGGTCGTGCCGCCGGAGACCGGCGGCTAG
- a CDS encoding amidase — protein MIRRHPVLTALVLLVLMLAATAWQNRVHLAAFPGIIGAYTAKEYCSCRYVMGNSADYCRAYTKQYVPTSGFFDDEARKRVTARGLGSTQTAAWLGAREGCQLMPQADELPDSGTH, from the coding sequence ATGATCCGTCGTCATCCGGTCCTCACCGCGCTGGTCCTGCTGGTGCTCATGCTCGCCGCCACGGCCTGGCAGAACCGCGTCCACCTCGCCGCCTTCCCCGGCATCATCGGCGCCTACACCGCCAAGGAGTACTGCTCCTGCCGGTACGTTATGGGGAACTCGGCGGACTATTGCCGGGCCTATACGAAGCAGTACGTGCCGACCAGCGGATTCTTCGACGACGAAGCGCGCAAGCGGGTGACCGCCCGCGGCCTCGGCAGTACCCAGACAGCCGCCTGGCTCGGCGCGCGCGAAGGATGCCAGCTGATGCCCCAGGCAGATGAATTGCCCGATTCGGGCACCCACTGA
- a CDS encoding YceI family protein translates to MSSLKCALMGALLILASPLALAEWQLDGDTSRISFVSVKRGKMAEVQRFDQLSGQIDDKGAVRLVVSLASIDSGLALRDERMRNSFFEVERYPDATITSQLDLSLYDDLQVGQSRPETIDFNLDLHGQQRRLKAEVLVSRPSEERIEVTTLEPLVLKLIDFDLEEKLAPLKEVANLPSITPEVPVFAVLGFRQVIKQAP, encoded by the coding sequence ATGTCTTCTCTGAAATGCGCGCTGATGGGGGCGCTGCTGATCCTGGCCAGCCCCCTGGCACTGGCCGAGTGGCAACTGGACGGCGACACCTCGCGGATCAGCTTTGTCTCGGTCAAGCGCGGCAAGATGGCGGAGGTCCAGCGCTTCGACCAGCTTTCCGGGCAGATCGACGACAAGGGCGCGGTGCGCCTCGTCGTGTCGCTGGCCTCCATCGACAGCGGCCTGGCGCTGCGCGACGAGCGCATGCGCAACTCCTTCTTCGAGGTCGAGCGCTACCCGGACGCAACCATCACCAGCCAGCTCGACCTGAGCCTCTACGATGACCTGCAGGTGGGCCAGTCGCGGCCGGAAACCATCGACTTCAACCTCGACCTGCACGGCCAGCAGCGCAGGTTGAAAGCCGAAGTGCTGGTCAGTCGGCCCAGCGAGGAGCGTATCGAGGTGACGACCCTGGAGCCGCTGGTGCTCAAGCTGATCGACTTCGATCTGGAGGAGAAGCTTGCGCCGCTCAAGGAGGTCGCCAACCTCCCGTCGATCACCCCGGAGGTGCCGGTGTTCGCGGTGCTGGGGTTCCGCCAGGTGATCAAGCAGGCGCCGTGA
- a CDS encoding lysophospholipid acyltransferase family protein — translation MRSLRAWLRVARLLLVLTLGMALACFVTLLERLPGRDWMPLRQRLTRWFLARLTAALPFEVKVHGELPSQPMLWVSNHVSWVDIPLLGALLPLTFLSKAEVRQWPVAGWLAEKAGTLFIRRGSGDARMVNAQLATQLARGRSLLVFPEGTTTDGQGLRTFHGRLMASAIEAGVPVQPVALRYRRNGQACELAPFIGDDDLVSHLRRLFGNDRGVVEIHLLPALSSAHQDRNLLAQQARNAIHAVVCDVQEEPAIAA, via the coding sequence ATGCGCAGCCTGCGCGCCTGGCTGCGCGTCGCCCGCCTCCTGCTGGTGCTGACGCTGGGCATGGCGCTGGCCTGCTTCGTCACCCTGCTGGAACGCCTGCCCGGCCGCGACTGGATGCCCTTGCGCCAGCGCCTGACCCGCTGGTTCCTGGCACGCCTCACCGCCGCCCTGCCCTTCGAGGTCAAGGTGCACGGCGAGCTGCCCAGCCAGCCGATGCTGTGGGTCTCCAACCATGTGTCCTGGGTCGATATCCCGCTGCTCGGCGCACTGTTGCCGCTGACCTTCCTGTCCAAGGCGGAAGTGCGCCAGTGGCCGGTGGCCGGCTGGCTGGCGGAAAAAGCCGGCACCCTGTTCATCCGCCGCGGCTCGGGCGATGCCCGGATGGTCAATGCGCAACTGGCCACCCAGCTCGCGCGCGGTCGTTCGCTGCTGGTCTTCCCGGAAGGCACCACCACCGATGGCCAGGGCCTGCGCACCTTCCACGGCCGCCTGATGGCCAGCGCCATAGAAGCCGGCGTGCCGGTGCAACCGGTGGCGCTGCGCTACCGGCGCAACGGCCAGGCGTGCGAACTCGCCCCCTTCATCGGCGATGATGATCTGGTCAGCCACCTGCGGCGGCTGTTCGGTAATGATCGGGGCGTGGTGGAAATCCACCTGCTGCCGGCACTGTCCAGCGCCCACCAGGATCGCAATCTTCTGGCGCAACAGGCGCGCAACGCGATCCACGCAGTGGTTTGCGACGTGCAGGAAGAACCGGCCATCGCGGCCTGA
- a CDS encoding ACP phosphodiesterase, translating to MNYLAHLHLGGDRPAQLLGSLYGDFVKGPLAGQWPADIEAAIRVHRRIDAFTDSHPLIQIAKTRFPQERRRMAGVLLDVFFDHCLARDWGRFSEEPLEQFTHRVYGVLGRTPGLPERLARIAPRMAAQDWLGSYRQFEVLQDVVFGMSRRLSRPSLLDGAWDELERLYLPLSADFREFYPELQSYVRSLPESMDGPA from the coding sequence ATGAACTACCTCGCGCATCTCCATCTGGGCGGCGACCGGCCCGCCCAACTGCTCGGCAGCCTCTACGGCGACTTCGTCAAAGGCCCGCTCGCCGGCCAATGGCCTGCCGATATCGAGGCGGCCATCCGGGTGCATCGGCGCATCGACGCCTTCACCGACAGTCATCCTTTGATACAGATTGCCAAGACGCGCTTCCCGCAGGAGCGTCGGCGCATGGCGGGCGTGCTTCTCGACGTGTTCTTCGACCATTGCCTGGCCCGTGATTGGGGGCGCTTCTCCGAGGAGCCGCTGGAGCAGTTCACCCATCGGGTCTACGGTGTACTGGGCCGCACGCCCGGCTTGCCGGAGCGCCTGGCCCGCATTGCGCCGCGCATGGCCGCGCAGGACTGGCTGGGCAGTTATCGGCAGTTCGAGGTGCTGCAGGACGTGGTGTTCGGGATGTCCCGGCGCCTGTCGCGTCCGTCCCTGCTGGACGGCGCCTGGGACGAACTGGAGCGCTTGTACCTGCCGCTGAGCGCCGACTTCCGCGAGTTCTATCCGGAGCTGCAGTCCTACGTCAGGAGCCTGCCGGAATCGATGGACGGTCCGGCCTGA
- a CDS encoding helix-turn-helix transcriptional regulator encodes MTEQPPLDPGIDLDEIFKALAHPVRRDMLRWLKDPERYFVEQEHQSFEIGVCAGKFDQRTGLSQSTVSAHLATLQRAGLVTSRKVGQWNFFKRNEETIQAFVRHLSEAL; translated from the coding sequence ATGACTGAACAACCCCCTCTCGATCCTGGTATCGATCTCGACGAAATCTTCAAGGCCCTGGCTCACCCGGTGCGGCGTGACATGCTGCGCTGGCTGAAGGACCCGGAGCGCTACTTCGTCGAGCAGGAGCACCAGTCCTTCGAGATCGGCGTCTGCGCCGGCAAGTTCGACCAGCGCACCGGTCTGTCGCAATCCACCGTCTCCGCGCATCTGGCCACCCTCCAGCGCGCGGGCCTGGTGACCAGTCGAAAAGTCGGCCAGTGGAATTTCTTCAAACGCAATGAAGAAACCATCCAGGCCTTTGTTCGCCACCTGAGCGAAGCGCTGTAA